gctttgagagtgcccatggagctctgcaaactgagaccaggaacgtggggcggtgagttttgttttccggggcagaagccttttcaatACCTGGCAGGCCCTGggcccataggggccggctggcagctggatttccgcgaatctgaagatgccgcccagggacaagctgccacctgtgccaactcgggctgctttgagagtgcccatggagctctgcaaactgagaccaggaacgtgggctggtgagttttgttttccggggcagaagccttttcaatACCTGGCAGGCCCTGggcccataggggccggctggcagctggatttccgcgaatctgaagatgccgcccagggacaagctgccacctgtgccaactcgggctgctttgagagtgcccatggagctctgcaaactgagaccaggaacgtgggctggtgagttttgttttccggggcagaagccgTTTTCAGTAGGCCCTGGGCCCATAGGTGGCAGGCGCCTGACAAggcccactcgggctgctttagTGCCCATGGaggcaaactgagaccaggaacgtgggctccGGGGCAGCTGGAGGTAGGCCCTTAGGGGCCGCGAGCTGGATTtctgaatctgaagatgccgcccagggacaagctgccacctgtgccaaggctCTTTGAGGGCCcatgctctgcaaactgagagtTTTGCCTTTTCACCTGGAGCCCTCtgctggaaactgagaccaggagctgCCACGCCAACTCGgggctttgagagtgcccatgagctcttttgtttttttccggggcagagcCTTTTCagccaggtaggccctgggcccataggggccggctCATTTCCGCGAATctatgccgcccagggacaagctgccacctgtgccaactcgggcctTTGAGaggcccatggagctctggagaccaggaacgtggggctcCGGGGCAGCAATGGAGGCCCTGGGCCCattggcagctggatttccgcgaatctgaagatgccgcccagggacaagctgccacctgtgccaactcgggctgctttgagagtgcccatgcagctctgcaaactgagaccaggaacgtgggctggtgagttttgttttccggggcagaagccttttcaatACCTGGCAGGCCCTGggcccataggggccggctggcagctggatttccgcgaatctgaagatgccgcccagggacaagctgccacctgtgccaactcgggctgctttgagagtgcccatggagctctgcaaactgagaccaggaacgtgggctggtgagtttttttttccggggcagaagccgtttcagtagcaggtaggccctgggcccatAGTGgtccggctggcagctggatttccgcgaatctgaaggtgccgcccagggacaagctgccacctgtgccaactcgggctgctttgacagtgcccatggagctctgcaaactgagaccaggaacgtggggcggtgagttttgatttccggggcagaagccttttcagtagcaggtaggccctgggcccataggggccggctggcagctggatttccgcgaatctgaagatgccgcccagggacaagctgccagctgtgccaactcgggctgctttgagagtgcccatggagctctgcaaactgagaccaggaacgtggggcggtgagttttgttttccggggcagaagccttttcaataccaggcaggccctgggcccataggggccggctggcagctggatttccgcgaatctgaagatgccgcccagggacaagctgccacctgtgccaactcgggctgctttgagagtgcccatgcagctctgcaaactgagaccaggaacgtgggctggtgagttttgttttccggggcagaagccttttcaatACCTGGCAGGCCCTGggcccataggggccggctggcagctggatttccgcgaatctgaagatgccgcccagggacaagctgccacctgtgccaactcgggctgctttgagagtgctcatggagctgtgcaaactgagaccaggaacgtgggatagtgggttttgttttccggggcagaagccttttcagtagcaggtaggcccaaTACACTTCTTGTGTATTGTAATTCAGAAATAGTCAGCTTCTAATCATGACAGCGTAAATTTTAACACCTATGTTGTCTGACCCTTCATGCAAgacttaaaaatttttaaaataacttttaaattgataaactaaatataaaataacacttcaaaagtaaaaaataaaaaataaataaaaatataataaattataaattccaaaattcaatttttaaaataaaaaatcaaactgaatttaaaaaaatatactttaaaaaaattccaaataaacattttaaaccaCCTCATTTTTTAGGGTGccgagctgctcctgcagcagctttgaCCCTGTCAGGAGGAATTTGACATTTTGGGTGTCAAAACTGACCCCAGAGGAAACTGAAGCAACCTGGGGGTGAAGCAAACCCGGGGAGGTCTTGTGTTAATTTGGTCTTGTGTTAATTGGGTCttgcttcagctctgctgcttttgggaaGTTTCTGGAAGGTTCCTTGCAGAATTGAGTGGTTTCAGGGCTTTGAGTCACCCTTGGGaaatcagctctgctgcttctcctgccccaAAAATGGCTTTCGGAACCTCCGCCAATGCTCCCAGCCAGCTTTTCCCTCTGGACAGAGAATTAACTAATTAACTAATTAACCTTTCTGGGACAAGTTTGGGGTGATCTGAGTGAGGGGTTGGGGTTGTTTCACCTTCTTGTCCACAAAGAACGTGTTTTTAAGCCCAAAATTTAATGTGTCCACCACCATCTGTGGAGCAAAAATGTCCCAAAAAgggttttcctgcagaaaatagtgctcagctcctgcccaccaCCACAGCCCGGCCTTGTGCAGAGTGTCCAGGccaaaaaaatttggtttttttccagttggaAATGGagaatcccaaattcccaggcACCCACTCCTCCCCTGGGAAGCTGCAACCTGTCCCAAAGGTGGAttcaggagaggagaggagagaaaagccCAGGAAAACCCACAGAGACGCAGGAGAGCTTTGGAAATCTTTATTTGGCAGCAAAACCGTGGCaccaggaggaagaggaggagggagggagggcttGAAGGCTGAATTCagctctggagccttctccaagCTCCAGGATTGCTCGCAGGGGCTGCCTCAGTGGTgatgctggtgctggtggtggtgctggtggtcCTCCACCTCGTGCAGGTGCTCGTGGGTGGCGCAGGTGACACGGGTGACCAGCAGCATCATCTCCCCAAAGTTGATCTGGGCATCCTTGTTGACGTCCAGGTCCTTCATGATCTGGTCGATGGTGGCCTTGTTCTTCACGTGCtgtgaaggaggaggaggggacaAAGTGAGGGCAAAATCTCATTGTTTTATCCTTGGGTGGAAAAAACTTTCGTTTGGCTTTAGGAAGGTAAgttccaaacaaaaaaaatagggTTTGGGGGAGTTGGTGGTGTGGCTTCCAGGtggaaaaggagattttgggctgatttttgCAGAGAAGGGGATGAGAGCTGTGGGGGTTCCTTCATGGAGAACGTTTGGGGTGGttgggcaggagagcagagcaggaaggggaTGAACCCAAACCCGGGGGACAGTCCAGGCACTGAAACCCAGCCCCTCACCTTCAGGTAATTTGCCAGCTGCTTGTCAATCATCATCTTGAGCTCCTTCTTGGTCAGGGTGTCCCTGTCGCCCTCGCGGCGCGAGTACTGGTGGAAGACGTCGATGATGACGTCCATGGCCTTCTCCAGCTCCGACAGCGGCtcttggctctgctgggcctGCAGGAGAAATGGTCACCCCCAATAGCCAGGAAAACCTGGGACAACTCGGCTGGATCCGGGAAAATCTGGGGAGGAATGGTCCTTTCTGGAGCTGTTGGAGTTTTCTTCAAGGAGGCTGAAGGACCTCGCagcctctgtgccctgcagatGACAGCTCAGAGCTGATTTGACCCCAAAATGGGCCTGGTCTaagcctggctctgctgatAAACCAACCAGAGCAGGTGacaacaccccaaaaaccctccGTGGGGACACCAGGCAGCTGacaacaccccaaaaccctgtGTGGGGACACAGAGAAGGTGacaacaccccaaaaaccctcTGTGGGCACACAGAGCATGAGATCTGCTGTTCAGGAGCCTCTTTGGTGGCCGGGAACCTCTTCCAGGAGGAAACTTCACTCCTCACAGGCTGTGGAGATGGTTTTGCTCAGCCAGGACCTGGGTTGAGATGAAGAGAAGCTCCCTGAGGATCCTCACATCTCAGAAGACCTGGAAAAGAGCACGGACACCCCAAATTGCCCCCCTGCACTTGCCTTGCTCATCTTGTCACGACAGCGAGGTCCCCTGGGGCGGGTATGGGGCCAGTGCCACCCCGGTGTCTCTTATAGCCCAGCCATGAAGCATCCCCATTGTGAAATGTCCCCATCCCgttcctggctgtccccacaaCGCCCCAGGCATTGCTCAAGGCTCCGGGAAGTTCCCCAAAAGGGGCTCTGTGGCTTTTCCCGCAAGCTCAGGGTGTCACCAGCTCAGGTGGGGGtggccctgtcccctcacctgctgGGATTCGCCACCAGCTCTTGGCAAAAGCCCCTTCCCTTGGGATTTCTCCACGTTTGGgattttcccacattttcctcctttccagggCTGTTTGCTGATGCCAGGGGGTGAAGGGCATCCACGGCGCTcgtccccaaaatgtccccacCCCTGGTGCATCCCAGTGTCCTGCAgcttggaaaaaacctcaaaaaaatcACCAAGCCCAACCTTTGACCCCTCTCCAGAGCAGAACACCGAGTGCCACCcactcctggcagggctggctgtgtcaCACggggcacaggtggcaccaggaccgtccccagcctgcagcaacCAGCTGTCCACAAAAGATGATCCGGGCGTGTTCCcggcctggcacagctccaggagctccgtTCCACCCGTGCCAAGGGTGgctcctccccaccccaggtgtgccctgagctgcagagcccaggtgTGGCTGAAAGGTGCATTTTGATTTCGCTTTTGTCCTGGATTTGTGGCttattttttgtgctgttgTTTCTCGGCGTGGCACAGGCCCAGCGCAGGCCTGGCAGCTCCGAGCTGCCAAGTTTGGGAGCAAAACAAGATTTTCCAGGGTTTCCTCATCAAAATCAGCTGCCTGCTGACTCAGCACACGCGTCTGGGGTTTGTTTGACCTGCCCAGCTCGGGTTGGTCTTGGGTTGGTCTTTATCCTCTTTGTTTTGGAGGCCAAAACAAGGCCTGGGGTGAGTTCAGGAGCTCCTTCCAGCAGGAATCTCCTCCTGGAAAGGGCGACCAGGCCACagaggtttggagtccccatccctggaggtgtccaaggaagggcTGGACAGGTCTGGGTGACCAGGTGGGGACAGGTCACAGGCTGGACATTGGTCTGAGTGACCAGGTGGGGACAGGTCACAGGTTGGACATTGGTCTGTGTGGGGACAGGTCGCAGGCTGGACATTGGTGACCAGGTGGGGTCAGGTCACAGGTTGGACATTGGTCTGGGTGACCAGGTGGGGAcaggtcacaggttggactctatcttggaggtctttcccaaGTGAAAGGACCCCAGGATTCCGtcctcagcccccagccctggctgctggggtgcTCAGCTTTCACAGCAGGCAGGTTCTGCTGCTCCGGACATCCGGGGACGTCGGGGACGTTTCACAACGGGGTGTCCGGGGACGTTGCGGAGTTTTGGTGCAATTTCAGGAAACTTCCTTGGGTCGCTTTGAtcaccctggagctgccagggggGCGAGGATGGGGGACGGGGGGTTCAAGGTGGCCTGAGCCAGGGGTGACCTCCAGGTGTGAGTGGTCAGTGCAGGTTCTgaggtgcccagggacaaggggCAGTGCTGAGGGTCACAGGGAcaggtgctggcactgctttGGTGGCTCTGCAAGTGTCCTTACAGGGGAACCTCCCTGTCCAGCTGTCCCCAAGGCCCAGGCTCGGCCAGGGACCCATGAACCGGAGCAGTAGCAGCCCAGGATCTGCTGGGAGGTGCCCGAGGACCTTCAGGGACACCCCGAGGTTGCAAAGAgttgcaaaattatttcaaaattcacTTTTAGGGGCAGGACAGTGGCTGGTGTGgggagaggaagcagcagctttgtccCCCGGGGGTCCATATCCCAACACCCCAATACCCcacctccccaaatcccaaatcatCATCAAGCAGAGCATTCCCAGTGCCTGAgatgcaggatttggggttttgggtgttTGGGTGTTGCAGGGTTGGGATAGGGAAGTGTCTGGACACGGCGTCGCtcccagaacagcagaaaatcaTCATTAACCTATCCTGGAATCCCAATATCCCAAACCAGAGGATTTTGGGCACTGGGAACATTTTGCTTCATGAGGATTTTTTTGGCAAAACCATCGCTGCAGATGACCCCACCCACCCTTCTCCGTCCCTCCTCCCACCGCCACGACGGACGAGGAGACCAGAAAGGCTCAGAGGACTTCAAGTGATGCTTTATTGTGCcacggggctgctccaggcaggcagggagcagccagagcccaaTTCCCAAAGCTCCCCTCTCCCATTCCCCACGGCAGGCTCAGTCCCGGTCGGGCCCGCAGCGCTCGGAGCCGTGGCTGATGCGGTGGGCGTCGTCGGCCAGCTTGCTCAGCACGATGGTGAACTCCTCAAAGCTCATCTCCTTGTCCTTGTTCAGGTCGGTCTCCTGGAAGAGCTTCTCCAAGTAGCCAGCCCGGTTCCTGTCCTGAATTTGGGGACACAAGGAGGGTCATGTCCCTGCCCCGGCTCC
This window of the Motacilla alba alba isolate MOTALB_02 chromosome 25, Motacilla_alba_V1.0_pri, whole genome shotgun sequence genome carries:
- the LOC119711584 gene encoding protein MRP-126-like translates to MSKAQQSQEPLSELEKAMDVIIDVFHQYSRREGDRDTLTKKELKMMIDKQLANYLKHVKNKATIDQIMKDLDVNKDAQINFGEMMLLVTRVTCATHEHLHEVEDHQHHHQHQHHH